The Neurospora crassa OR74A linkage group I, whole genome shotgun sequence genome segment AGTTCTTGTAGTAAGTCATTCTGTGACCCGACCGAGCCGGCGGCGTCTTTCCCTTGGTTTCGATGCGCGCCCACTCACGGGTGGACGGGTCGAGGCGCCAAAAGTCGTTGTAGTGGTAGAAGGTCCCCTGCTTGGGGGACGAGAACTCGCCGCCGAAGAGGTAGACGCCGGTGCTGTCGTTTCCACCGCGGGTCCAGGCGTGGCCGGACCGCGGGAGCGGAGCGTTGGGCGAAGTGACGCAGCGCCATTCGTCACGGTCAATGTAGTAGACCATCAGGTCGTTGAAGAAGGTAGCCAGGGCGCCGTTGAAGTACTCGccgccgaagaggaggagctggttgCTGTTGGAGGGGCTGGCCATCAAAGTAGAGGCGGCGCGGGCGCGCGGAGGTTCGTCGACAACATTTTCCGTGACCTTGAGAaactgctcctgctgcttcttgtaCTCCTCGAGGACTGCGTCGAGATCGACATCCTCGGCGTCGCTGCCCTCGATCTTTGCGGATTTcaccttggccttcttttcggccttcttctcttgcttCTGCTTTTTTTCGGCCAGCTTGGCCTTTTTGGACTcacttttcccctttttatCCTTCGCCATCTTGACAAACTCCCCCGCTAAGGTGTTGAGCTGTTGCGGTGTTTGCGCTGTCGAAGAAACTGAGCTCTCAATTTTGGCCTCATGAGACTGTGGCGAAAAGTGGAGAAACGTTTTGTGAATGTAGGCGAGACGTCGGGATCCACTTGTATCAACTAACAATATCTGTGCTCATCAAGGTTGGAGAAGCCAACAATAGGTAGCTTCAATTATTGATAATTGTCTGCAACAACCTGGTCTGCTTACATAGACCAAATTCATTGTTTACTTACACCGCGATGGTTACTTGAACTCACTAGAACAAACCTTTGTCCTACTATTGAGTCGGCGATCAATCAGAGGATATGCAACGGTTAAATTCGGCTTGATGCCGCATCAGCGACCTCCATTTGCAATATGTCGCTTCTATTGTATGCATTGTACAGTCATGGTATCTTTAACACCCTCCCAAACACATGGCCCTTGTTATGCTGTCTCATGACTCTTTGCCTATTCAAAGCTTATGCACATACCTCGTCGCTGATGGTGTTCCATTTTCCGAGGAACCTGGCCATCAAAAGTCAGACATACTTTTGGCCTTCATCAACCCTTTCAGTGGCTTTGTCGTCTTTACGCACTGTACTTGTTGTCCTTCACCCACTTGGCAACATCCTCGCCGTCACGCTCAACCCACGCAACCTTGGAGCGGATAGCATCCAAGCTCTGGGCCAAGGACATTTCGAAGCCGTTGGTGTTCTTGCCCTCGAAGAACTTCTCAACCTTGGCCAACTGCTCTCTCTTGGTGAAGCTGGAAGTGAAGATAGTAACAAGGGTTCCGAGCATCGACAACTGAGGAGGGAACCTCTTGACGAGCTCATCCCAGTTCTCAGTCATCCAGTTGAAGAGAGCCTCGATGCCCTCAGGGTGGCTACGGAGGCCAGCAGTGGGCATGTACACATCCTGGTCCTTGATCTCACCGCTGAACAGAAGGTCAAGGGTCCGTTTGATGAGCTCGGGGCTCCTGGCACGGCCGAGGCAGCGGAGAGCGGTGTTGCGCTCATCGCTgttggtagaggtacggTAGAAGTTGAGAACAGCATCATACTAAAGGGGAAAAATTAGAGACTGATTAGCACCGGGTTTTTATGTGTTCACTGGATATACCAAACTTACCTCCTCCGTGCCACCGTACTTCAAGGCTATGCTGAAGACGCTGCCACGAATATTGGGGTGGATGGCCGACTTGTCGCCAGCAATGAACTTCTTAAACATCTCCTTGGCAGCAGCGATAATCTTCTCATCACCGCAGAGGCCGGCATTGCCAAATAGCATGGCCTTGAATTGCTGCTCAATGTGACCATCGCTCTCAGAGAACTCCCAGCCCATCTCGTGAGCCCTAGGGCTAACAAGCTCACGCTGGAAAGCCTCAAGGCCATCGCGAACAGCCTTGTCCTCAAAGATCCAAGCAGCCTGAACAGCAGCAACGCGAGAGATGATCTCGCTCCAGACAATGAACTCCTTCTCAGAGTCGAATCGCTTGAGAAGGGTCAGAACACCAGAGGTCTTCTGGTAGCCCGAAGAAGCAAGGGCACCGGCATCGGCAATCATACCAGCTCTGTCCTCGACACTGAGGAGACCCTGCCTGGCCGCCTCACCGAGCTTCTCAAGGCGCTCAGGAGTGTAAGAGGTACGATAGAGACCGGTGTGGTTCGCGTTGAGCTTGAAGAACTCAGTGCTGGGAACCTCGAAACTATCCTCACGCTTGTCAAGGGTAAGGCTCTCATCAATGCCATCCTTGGAGCGGAGGCCGAGGAAAACAGGGAAGATGACCTTGTCCTCCTCAGGCTTGACGTCACCAGTACGGAGGAAACGGTTCTGCTTGACGTGGATggtcttctcgtccttctcggTAACAGTAACGACTGGGTACCCCACGTGCTTGGTCCACACATCCATAACCTCCTCGACGCTCTTTCCGCTAGCATCGCCAAGAGCAGCCCAGAGATCACCAGTCTGCGTGTTACCGTAGGCATGCTTCTTGAGGTAACGTCTAACACCCTCCAAGAAGACATCCTCGccgaggtaggtagagatcATGCGCAGAACACAAGAGCCCTTGGAGTAGGAGATGGCATCGAAGATCTGGTTGATCTCATCGGCACGCTTGACAGGAACCTCGATGGGGTGAGAGCTCCTGAGGGAGTCAAGAGCGAGAGCCCGCTGGAGGTTGTCCGTAACATAAGTTTCCCAGACCTTCCACTCAGGGTAAAAGATGTTGCAAGAGTACCAAGAAGCCCAGGTAGCGAAGCCCTCGTTGAGCCAGAGACCATCCCACCAGTCCATTGTAACCAGGTTACCGAACCACTGATGAG includes the following:
- a CDS encoding aminopeptidase 2, producing the protein MIRNCLSLRPACRGARSVLPRSKISLLGTHQATTRLAASLYSSTSSPGPSRFYSVASTPASPLTPRQRLSATRSVRPRRNQTPVRYCSYRNHKMCRTQAQADVASGVNIQGRELLPTNVIPKHYHITLEPDFQKLTFDGTVVIDLDVEEDSKSISLHTLEIDIHNAKITSGGQTVSSSPKVSYNETTQVSTFDFDNAVNKGAKAQLEIQFTGQLNDKMAGFYRSTYINPDGTQGLLAVSQMEPTDARRAFPCFDEPSLKAEFTVTLIADKKLTCLSNMDVASESEVKDGKKAVTFNKSPLMSTYLVAFVVGELNYIETNDFRVPVRVYAPPGQNIEHGRFSLDLAAKTLAFYEKVFGIEFPLPKMDQIAIPDFAQGAMENWGLVTYRVVDLLLDEKVSGAATKERVAEVVQHELAHQWFGNLVTMDWWDGLWLNEGFATWASWYSCNIFYPEWKVWETYVTDNLQRALALDSLRSSHPIEVPVKRADEINQIFDAISYSKGSCVLRMISTYLGEDVFLEGVRRYLKKHAYGNTQTGDLWAALGDASGKSVEEVMDVWTKHVGYPVVTVTEKDEKTIHVKQNRFLRTGDVKPEEDKVIFPVFLGLRSKDGIDESLTLDKREDSFEVPSTEFFKLNANHTGLYRTSYTPERLEKLGEAARQGLLSVEDRAGMIADAGALASSGYQKTSGVLTLLKRFDSEKEFIVWSEIISRVAAVQAAWIFEDKAVRDGLEAFQRELVSPRAHEMGWEFSESDGHIEQQFKAMLFGNAGLCGDEKIIAAAKEMFKKFIAGDKSAIHPNIRGSVFSIALKYGGTEEYDAVLNFYRTSTNSDERNTALRCLGRARSPELIKRTLDLLFSGEIKDQDVYMPTAGLRSHPEGIEALFNWMTENWDELVKRFPPQLSMLGTLVTIFTSSFTKREQLAKVEKFFEGKNTNGFEMSLAQSLDAIRSKVAWVERDGEDVAKWVKDNKYSA